Proteins from a genomic interval of Zingiber officinale cultivar Zhangliang chromosome 1B, Zo_v1.1, whole genome shotgun sequence:
- the LOC122043190 gene encoding cation transporter HKT2-like translates to MAFFSNIPFFRSSGGGGHNNNNNSSSNRANEFILIRTYSFARLGRYLHKLVLFLYRFSVFHFSPFFLHVVYFGGLVLLGSLLMSVLPPSNPDYNPRYVDMFFMSTSALTVSGLGTVVMEDLSSPQVIVLALLMLVGGEAFVTLLGLLLQRIKPPAAQGSQVAGEESDDQNDVAVDIIVADNHDVVTHREAAAAKEEEHLASLCVRRMGNILMAYIFVFHVFGIVSLVIYFKCVSDARQILAAKGIDTFLFAFSSTASSFANGGIIATNENMAIFNRNPTVLLLMIAQVLAGNTLLPLFLRWTVSALRRLTKKQDLDRTLKADAVVVEPLLPAAETRRVSLTVVGLLTALLGLFLAMDWDGAVFAGQTPFEKFSSAFFIAANSRHAGENSIDPSLISPAVLVFIIVMMYLPSSMTFTPIHDDEDEKKTNKEKKKKTMKKKSSSWIAHLIFSQLSYIIIFVMAICIIERKKLSRDPLNFSTLNIIFEVMSGYGNVGLSTGYSCARLQRIHPEAVCADKPYSLSGKWSDGGKVILCFVMLYGRLKKFSANGGKGWKLY, encoded by the exons ATGGCGTTTTTCTCCAATATCCCGTTCTTTAGgagcagcggcggcggcggccacaacaacaacaacaacagcagcagCAACCGTGCCAACGAGTTCATCCTCATCCGCACCTACAGCTTTGCCCGCCTCGGCCGCTACCTCCACAAGCTCGTCCTCTTCCTCTACCGCTTCTCCGTCTTTCACTTCTCCCCCTTCTTCCTCCACGTCGTCTACTTCGGCGGCCTTGTCCTCCTCGGCTCCCTCCTCATGTCCGTCCTGCCGCCGTCTAATCCAGACTACAATCCCCGCTACGTCGACATGTTCTTCATGTCCACCTCCGCCCTCACCGTCTCCGGTCTCGGCACGGTCGTCATGGAGGACCTATCCTCCCCGCAAGTTATCGTCCTCGCCCTCCTCATGCTCGTCGGCGGCGAGGCCTTCGTCACCCTCCTCGGCCTCCTCCTCCAGAGAATCAAACCCCCCGCCGCCCAAGGCAGCCAAGTGGCCGGCGAAGAATCCGACGATCAGAACGACGTCGCAGTCGACATCATCGTCGCCGACAACCACGACGTCGTGACTCATCGTGAGGCGGCGGCGGCGAAGGAGGAGGAGCACTTGGCGTCCCTTTGCGTCCGGAGAATGGGCAACATTTTGATGGCGTACATCTTCGTCTTCCACGTCTTCGGAATCGTGTCCCTCGTGATCTACTTCAAATGCGTCTCCGACGCGCGCCAAATTTTAGCCGCCAAAGGCATCGACACCTTCCTGTTCGCCTTCTCCTCCACGGCCTCCTCCTTCGCGAACGGCGGCATCATCGCCACCAACGAGAACATGGCCATCTTCAACCGGAACCCGACGGTTCTGCTGCTGATGATCGCCCAGGTCCTCGCCGGCAACACATTGCTGCCACTCTTCCTCCGGTGGACGGTTTCGGCGCTGAGGAGGCTGACCAAGAAGCAGGATCTCGACCGGACGCTGAAGGCCGACGCCGTCGTCGTCGAGCCGCTGCTGCCGGCGGCCGAGACGCGCCGCGTCTCCCTCACGGTGGTAGGGCTGCTGACGGCGCTGTTGGGCCTCTTCCTCGCCATGGACTGGGACGGCGCCGTCTTCGCCGGGCAGACTCCGTTCGAGAAGTTCTCTAGCGCGTTCTTCATCGCCGCTAACTCCCGGCACGCCGGCGAGAACTCCATCGACCCCTCCCTCATCTCACCAGCCGTCCTCGTGTTCATCATCGTCATGAT GTATCTTCCCTCCTCCATGACCTTCACGCCAATTCACGACGATGAAGATGAAAAGAAGACgaacaaagaaaagaagaaaaagacgaTGAAGAAGAAGTCGTCGTCATGGATCGCACACCTAATCTTCTCGCAACTTTCTTACATTATCATCTTCGTCATGGCCATCTGCATCATAGAGAGAAAGAAGCTCTCAAGAGATCCACTCAACTTCAGCACCTTGAACATCATCTTTGAAGTCATgag TGGATATGGAAATGTTGGATTGTCGACTGGTTATAGTTGTGCAAGGCTGCAAAGAATACATCCAGAGGCAGTGTGTGCAGACAAGCCTTACTCATTGTCAGGGAAGTGGAGTGATGGAGGGAAGGTGATTTTGTGCTTCGTCATGCTTTATGGAAGGCTCAAGAAGTTCTCTGCCAATGGTGGCAAAGGATGGAAGCTTTACTGA
- the LOC121983776 gene encoding pectinesterase-like gives MATTTPLLLLLLLSTPAMCLEPQCTTPTKDPGHLGKPSQAGSYFVPSPSFVSTLKSTLEQLSKLTSLVSSFSRHVGGGRLSFAVDDCLDLLDLSFDELTWALSVGGKGKPSDLHSWMSAALGNQDTCKESLSDAGAGRFIAKLVFSGLDRVTSLVSDGLREIAGAGGKQRRLMGPGIPDWVSAQDGRLLLAGQRQAADVVVAKDGTGNYTTVAAAVEAAPTESGRRYVIYVTKGVYRENVEIKKGKWNLMLIGDGMGQTVISSNRSFVDGWTTYRSATLAVTGKGFICRDLTVENTAGPVKHQAVALRSDSDLSVFYGCEFAGYQDTLYAHSLRQFFRDCYISGSVDFIFGNAAAVFQNSQILSRRPLQEQKNTITAQGRKDPNQNTGFSFHLCNVSAAADLVWAGTNSTATYLGRPWKQYSRAVFMESNIGPVIREEGWLPWAGDFAIETLFYGEYMNTGPGSGLAGRVKWPGFHAMRDKVEAANFTVAEFIDGNLWIPATGVKYTAGLTV, from the exons ATGGCTACTACTACTCCTctgctcctccttctcctcctctccacgcCGGCGATGTGCTTAGAGCCACAGTGCACTACTCCGACGAAGGATCCCGGCCACCTTGGTAAGCCGTCGCAGGCAGGCAGCTACTTTGTCCCATCGCCGTCCTTCGTCTCCACCCTCAAGTCTACACTTGAACAGCTTAGTAAATTGACCTCGCTAGTCTCCTCCTTCTCCCGCCACGTAGGCGGCGGCCGTCTCTCCTTCGCAGTTGACGACTGCCTCGACCTGCTCGACCTCTCATTCGACGAGCTCACCTGGGCCCTCTCTGTCGGCGGCAAGGGAAAGCCTTCCGACCTCCATTCCTGGATGAGCGCTGCCCTCGGCAACCAGGACACCTGCAAGGAAAGCCTCTCCGATGCCGGCGCCGGCCGATTCATCGCGAAGCTCGTCTTCAGTGGGCTCGACAGAGTCACGTCCCTCGTCTCCGACGGCCTCCGTGAGATCGCTGGCGCCGGAGGAAAACAGAGGAGGCTGATGGGACCCGGTATCCCGGATTGGGTATCGGCGCAGGACGGGAGACTGCTTCTGGCTGGTCAGCGACAGGCGGCCGATGTGGTGGTGGCGAAGGACGGGACAGGGAACTACACGACGGTGGCGGCAGCGGTGGAGGCGGCGCCGACGGAGAGCGGAAGGAGGTACGTGATATATGTGACGAAGGGGGTTTATAGGGAGAACGTGGAGATTAAGAAGGGGAAGTGGAATCTGATGCTGATCGGCGACGGCATGGGGCAGACCGTGATCTCCAGCAACCGGAGCTTCGTCGACGGCTGGACCACCTACAGGAGCGCCACCTTGG CGGTGACCGGAAAGGGGTTCATCTGCCGGGACCTGACGGTGGAGAACACCGCCGGCCCGGTGAAGCACCAGGCCGTGGCTCTCCGCTCCGACTCCGATCTCTCTGTTTTCTACGGCTGCGAGTTCGCCGGCTACCAAGACACCCTCTACGCCCACTCCCTCCGCCAGTTCTTCCGCGACTGCTATATCTCCGGCAGCGTCGATTTCATCTTCGGCAACGCCGCCGCCGTCTTCCAAAACTCCCAA ATTCTATCCCGGCGGCCGCTGCAGGAGCAGAAGAACACGATCACCGCCCAAGGCCGGAAGGACCCCAACCAGAACACTGGCTTCTCCTTCCACCTATGCAACGTCTCCGCCGCCGCTGACCTCGTCTGGGCAGGGACCAACTCGACGGCGACGTACTTGGGAAGGCCGTGGAAGCAGTACTCCCGGGCCGTGTTCATGGAGTCGAACATTGGGCCGGTGATACGGGAGGAGGGGTGGCTGCCGTGGGCCGGCGACTTCGCGATCGAGACGTTGTTCTACGGCGAATACATGAACACCGGGCCAGGGTCGGGGTTGGCAGGCCGAGTCAAATGGCCGGGTTTCCACGCGATGCGCGACAAGGTTGAGGCGGCGAACTTCACCGTGGCGGAGTTCATCGACGGCAACTTGTGGATACCGGCGACAGGAGTCAAGTACACCGCCGGTTTGACTGTTTAA